In Bacteroidia bacterium, a single window of DNA contains:
- a CDS encoding LTA synthase family protein: MEVFSKLGKFLATHFLIALAAMSLGRLVFYLCNYSYFSQLQYPELAQAFLIGLRFDTSAIFIYLSLFFVLAFLPIVHRNKLAGRIHLILFSGILGFMTLLNLIDSGYYQFAYARSTFGLFKFLLISDDVAHFGPHLLLDFWYLFATWFGMLWLIIRISKRAQITHLPAFQNWKNYVAWALCFVLFSGLLVVGVRGGFQYQPLILMDAGSQRIAPLSLNTPYTVMWTVEKQELKDPAYFSPSVARNYFSALHTGQAESAGKPLNVVVIVVESLSKEFVGYLNPPVTYTPFLDSLCEHSLVFTRAFANGRRSIEGVPAILSSLPTMLDKAVIISNYSGNRFTSLANLLGEKGYTSAFFHGARNGSMAFDSYCKKVGFQYYFGLNQYPNQSDFDGSWGIFDEPYLQYVNTKLSGFKQPFFGTVFTLSSHHPYALPKGYESLFPEGTMPIHKTVRYTDFALKQFFKSARKTDWFANTLFVITADHATTSDHPYFQNRIGSLSIPVIFYSEALNLQGKNATVISQTDIMPSILSLLDYNQPYVAFGQSAFDTSSVHFSVSKNDHFYQIIEGEYLLQFNGEETVGFYNLKLDSMLTKDIQPEKRVEQKVLENHLKAYIQEYNRRLILNTTEWNPGLEKNQP; the protein is encoded by the coding sequence GTGGAAGTATTCTCCAAACTAGGCAAGTTTTTAGCCACTCACTTTTTAATTGCTTTGGCCGCAATGAGCCTGGGTCGTTTGGTGTTTTACCTTTGTAATTACTCCTACTTTTCGCAACTCCAATATCCGGAACTTGCTCAGGCTTTTCTGATAGGGCTACGTTTCGACACCTCGGCTATCTTTATTTACCTTAGCTTATTCTTTGTGTTGGCCTTTCTTCCAATAGTGCACCGAAACAAATTGGCCGGAAGAATTCATTTGATTTTGTTTTCTGGGATTCTTGGATTTATGACCCTGCTTAATTTAATTGATTCAGGTTATTACCAATTTGCTTATGCCCGTTCCACATTTGGATTATTCAAGTTTCTTCTGATTAGTGACGATGTGGCTCATTTTGGCCCTCACCTCTTGCTTGATTTTTGGTATTTGTTTGCAACCTGGTTTGGCATGCTTTGGTTAATTATAAGAATTTCCAAAAGGGCTCAAATCACTCATTTGCCGGCCTTTCAGAATTGGAAAAACTATGTAGCCTGGGCACTTTGTTTCGTTTTGTTTTCCGGTTTATTGGTAGTTGGAGTAAGGGGTGGTTTTCAATACCAACCTTTAATTTTGATGGATGCAGGCTCTCAACGAATAGCGCCTTTAAGCCTGAACACACCCTATACGGTCATGTGGACGGTTGAAAAGCAAGAATTGAAGGACCCGGCTTATTTTAGTCCCTCCGTAGCACGGAATTATTTTTCAGCCCTTCACACCGGACAAGCAGAGTCTGCCGGCAAACCGCTGAATGTGGTGGTAATTGTCGTAGAAAGTCTTTCAAAAGAATTTGTGGGCTACTTGAATCCTCCGGTTACCTATACTCCATTTTTGGATTCTCTGTGTGAACATAGTTTGGTTTTTACCAGGGCATTTGCCAATGGACGAAGGTCGATTGAAGGAGTTCCGGCTATACTTAGCAGTTTGCCAACCATGCTCGACAAGGCAGTCATTATTTCCAATTACAGCGGCAACCGATTTACCAGCCTAGCCAATTTATTGGGTGAAAAGGGCTATACCTCCGCCTTTTTTCATGGAGCCAGAAACGGTAGCATGGCCTTTGATTCCTATTGCAAAAAAGTGGGCTTTCAATACTATTTTGGGTTGAATCAATATCCAAACCAATCCGACTTTGATGGCAGTTGGGGTATTTTTGATGAGCCTTATTTGCAATATGTCAACACCAAACTTTCGGGTTTCAAACAACCTTTTTTTGGAACGGTTTTCACCCTTTCATCTCACCATCCTTATGCCTTACCCAAGGGCTATGAAAGTTTGTTTCCGGAAGGAACCATGCCTATTCATAAAACCGTTCGTTACACCGATTTTGCCCTGAAGCAATTTTTTAAATCGGCCCGAAAAACCGATTGGTTTGCAAACACCTTATTTGTTATCACGGCCGATCATGCCACCACCTCCGACCATCCTTATTTTCAGAACCGGATAGGTTCTCTGAGTATTCCGGTTATTTTTTATTCGGAGGCTTTGAACTTGCAAGGGAAAAATGCAACTGTAATTTCTCAAACCGATATAATGCCCAGCATACTTAGTTTGCTAGACTATAATCAACCGTATGTGGCATTTGGGCAATCGGCTTTTGATACAAGTTCAGTACATTTCTCTGTTTCCAAAAACGATCATTTTTATCAAATCATTGAAGGAGAATACTTGTTGCAATTTAATGGAGAAGAAACCGTGGGATTTTACAATTTGAAGCTTGATAGTATGCTAACCAAAGATATTCAGCCTGAAAAAAGAGTCGAACAGAAAGTACTGGAAAACCATTTAAAAGCCTACATTCAAGAGTATAACCGCCGGCTTATACTAAACACCACAGAATGGAATCCGGGGTTGGAAAAAAACCAACCCTAG